The following coding sequences are from one Nilaparvata lugens isolate BPH chromosome 6, ASM1435652v1, whole genome shotgun sequence window:
- the LOC111052732 gene encoding neuronal calcium sensor 2, giving the protein MGCFGSKDKLSKEDMDFLKSQTRYDEATIKEWYKGFKQDCPNGRLTPAKFVDMYKMFFPSGNAEEFCDHVFRTFDMDKNGYIDFKEFLLAIDVTSSGTPEEKLKWAFRMYDVDGNGVIDIQEMTKIVQAIYDMLGACSSNRPADSAEERAKNIFAKMDENNDGQLTQEEFLKGCLQDEELSKMLAP; this is encoded by the exons ATGGGGTGTTTCGGGAGCAAAGACAAATTATCCAAAGAGGATATGGATTTCCTCAAATCACAAACACGATACGACGAAGCTACAATTAAAGAATGGTACAAAGGTTTTAAG CAAGACTGTCCAAACGGTAGACTAACGCCGGCCAAGTTCGTAGATATGTACAAGATGTTCTTTCCCAGTGGTAATGCCGAAGAGTTCTGCGACCACGTATTTAGGACATTCGACATGGACAAGAACGGATATATCGATTTCAAA GAGTTCTTGCTTGCTATTGATGTGACATCGTCGGGCACCCCAGAAGAAAAACTAAAATGGGCGTTTAGGATGTACGACGTTGACGGCAATGGTGTCATCGACATCCAGGAaatgacaaagattgttcag GCGATCTACGACATGCTGGGCGCATGCTCGTCGAACAGACCGGCCGACTCGGCCGAGGAGCGCGCCAAGAACATCTTTGCCAAGATGGACGAGAACAACGACGGTCAGCTCACGCAGGAGGAGTTCCTGAAGGGTTGTCTCCAGGACGAGGAGCTGTCCAAAATGCTGGCGCCATAA